The Bombus huntii isolate Logan2020A chromosome 11, iyBomHunt1.1, whole genome shotgun sequence genome includes a window with the following:
- the LOC126871077 gene encoding glucose-6-phosphate exchanger SLC37A2 isoform X1: MTSPLRDQPWGLQVIENTLKCCAHSRVNRVTWHQGIILALTYLAYTCYHMTRKPMSVVKNVLSFNCSTLSPPPNFLINTSNQDTWCDWAPFDTADAPALLGILDSAFLFAYAAAMFLSGFIAERANLRYFLAFGMLASGISCYLFGIAKPYNIHSLWYFVLVQAIGGVFQTSGWPGVVTVVGNWFGKAKRGLIFGIWNSHTSLGNILGSLIAAKFVESDWGLSFMVPGIIMGFTGFIIFLFLVPNPTDIGCAPPAPLRYRKLEAAHSSDEGSSADECENVHNDIENGRSETSPILPRHRHIQENHRGNAIGFIQAMRIPGVVEYSLSLFFAKLVSYTFLYWLPLYIAASTTYSTTLSADLSTLFDVGGIMGAIAAGVLSDYTGKSALTCAVMLGFAVPMLFLYDYIGSTGWAINIVLLLIAGLLVNGPYALITTAVSAELGTHPSLGNNSKALATVTAIIDGTGSIGAAVGPLLAGVVARWAGWHNVFYMLMVADMLALLLLSRLVYRDIQLYRRRRRAI; encoded by the exons ATGACCAGCCCATTAAGAGATCAACCATGGGGTTTGCAAGTTATTGAAAATACATTGAAATGTTGTGCTCATAGTCGTGTCAATCGAGTGACATGGCATCAAGGCATTATTTTAGCACTCACATATTTAGCATATACCTGTTACCATATGACACGAAAGCCCATGTCCGTTGTAAAAAATGTGTTGAGTTTCAACTGTAGCACTTTATCACCACCCCCAAACTTTTTAATCAACACTAGTAATCAAGATACGTGGTGCGATTGGGCTCCATTTG ATACTGCAGATGCTCCAGCATTACTGGGCATTTTGGACTCTGCATTCCTGTTTGCATATGCAGCAGCCATGTTCCTCAG TGGTTTTATAGCAGAAAGAGCAAATCTACGATATTTTCTTGCATTTGGGATGCTTGCATCTGGTATATCTTGTTATCTCTTTGGTATTGCAAAGCCATACAATATTCATAGTTTATGGTATTTTGTTCTGGTTCAA GCCATTGGTGGTGTCTTTCAAACATCTGGTTGGCCAGGTGTAGTTACAGTTGTAGGAAATTGGTTTGGAAAAGCAAAAAGAGGATTGATCTTTGGAATATGGAATTCTCATACATCATTAGGCAATATTTTGGGCAGTTTAATAGCTGCCAAATTTGTAGAATCTGATTGGGGTCTAAGTTTCATGGTACCTGGAATAATAATGGGCTTTACAggatttataatatttttatttctagtACCAAATCCTACAGACATAGGATGTGCACCACCTGCCCCACTTAGATATAGAAAATTGGAGGCTGCCCATAGTTCAGATGAAGGAAGTAGTGCAGATGAATGTGAAAATGTACACAAT GACATCGAAAATGGACGATCAGAAACTAGTCCAATATTACCAAGACATAGACATATACAAGAGAATCATAGAGGAAATGCAATTGGATTCATACAAGCTATGAGGATACCTGGAGTCGTAGAATATTCTCTCTCTTTATTTTTTGCAAAACTTGTAAGCTATACATTCCTCTATTGGTTACCATTGTATATTGCAGCTTCAA CTACTTACAGCACAACATTAAGTGCAGATCTTTCTACTTTGTTTGATGTTGGTGGCATAATGGGTGCAATAGCAGCTGGTGTTCTGTCTGATTATACTGGAAAAAGTGCTCTAACATGTGCAGTCATGCTTGGATTTGCAGTTCCAATG TTATTCCTATATGACTACATTGGGAGTACTGGTTGGGCAATCAACATAGTATTGTTACTAATAGCTGGTTTATTAGTAAATGGACCATATGCATTGATAACAACTGCAGTATCTGCTGAACTAGGAACCCATCCTAGTTTGGGAAACAATTCTAAAGCTTTAGCTACAGTTACTGCAATTATCGATGGTACAGGCAGTATTGGAGCTGCTGTAGGTCCACTGTTAGCAGGAGTGGTAGCTCGTTGGGCTGGTTGGCATAATGTGTTTTATATGCTCATGGTTGCTGACATGTTGGCATTATTG CTTTTATCAAGGTTAGTTTACAGAGATATACAACTATATAGACGACGGCGGAGGgccatttaa
- the LOC126871077 gene encoding glucose-6-phosphate exchanger SLC37A2 isoform X2: protein MLQHYWAFWTLHSCLHMQQPCSSGDILNGFIAERANLRYFLAFGMLASGISCYLFGIAKPYNIHSLWYFVLVQAIGGVFQTSGWPGVVTVVGNWFGKAKRGLIFGIWNSHTSLGNILGSLIAAKFVESDWGLSFMVPGIIMGFTGFIIFLFLVPNPTDIGCAPPAPLRYRKLEAAHSSDEGSSADECENVHNDIENGRSETSPILPRHRHIQENHRGNAIGFIQAMRIPGVVEYSLSLFFAKLVSYTFLYWLPLYIAASTTYSTTLSADLSTLFDVGGIMGAIAAGVLSDYTGKSALTCAVMLGFAVPMLFLYDYIGSTGWAINIVLLLIAGLLVNGPYALITTAVSAELGTHPSLGNNSKALATVTAIIDGTGSIGAAVGPLLAGVVARWAGWHNVFYMLMVADMLALLLLSRLVYRDIQLYRRRRRAI from the exons ATGCTCCAGCATTACTGGGCATTTTGGACTCTGCATTCCTGTTTGCATATGCAGCAGCCATGTTCCTCAGGTGACATATTGAA TGGTTTTATAGCAGAAAGAGCAAATCTACGATATTTTCTTGCATTTGGGATGCTTGCATCTGGTATATCTTGTTATCTCTTTGGTATTGCAAAGCCATACAATATTCATAGTTTATGGTATTTTGTTCTGGTTCAA GCCATTGGTGGTGTCTTTCAAACATCTGGTTGGCCAGGTGTAGTTACAGTTGTAGGAAATTGGTTTGGAAAAGCAAAAAGAGGATTGATCTTTGGAATATGGAATTCTCATACATCATTAGGCAATATTTTGGGCAGTTTAATAGCTGCCAAATTTGTAGAATCTGATTGGGGTCTAAGTTTCATGGTACCTGGAATAATAATGGGCTTTACAggatttataatatttttatttctagtACCAAATCCTACAGACATAGGATGTGCACCACCTGCCCCACTTAGATATAGAAAATTGGAGGCTGCCCATAGTTCAGATGAAGGAAGTAGTGCAGATGAATGTGAAAATGTACACAAT GACATCGAAAATGGACGATCAGAAACTAGTCCAATATTACCAAGACATAGACATATACAAGAGAATCATAGAGGAAATGCAATTGGATTCATACAAGCTATGAGGATACCTGGAGTCGTAGAATATTCTCTCTCTTTATTTTTTGCAAAACTTGTAAGCTATACATTCCTCTATTGGTTACCATTGTATATTGCAGCTTCAA CTACTTACAGCACAACATTAAGTGCAGATCTTTCTACTTTGTTTGATGTTGGTGGCATAATGGGTGCAATAGCAGCTGGTGTTCTGTCTGATTATACTGGAAAAAGTGCTCTAACATGTGCAGTCATGCTTGGATTTGCAGTTCCAATG TTATTCCTATATGACTACATTGGGAGTACTGGTTGGGCAATCAACATAGTATTGTTACTAATAGCTGGTTTATTAGTAAATGGACCATATGCATTGATAACAACTGCAGTATCTGCTGAACTAGGAACCCATCCTAGTTTGGGAAACAATTCTAAAGCTTTAGCTACAGTTACTGCAATTATCGATGGTACAGGCAGTATTGGAGCTGCTGTAGGTCCACTGTTAGCAGGAGTGGTAGCTCGTTGGGCTGGTTGGCATAATGTGTTTTATATGCTCATGGTTGCTGACATGTTGGCATTATTG CTTTTATCAAGGTTAGTTTACAGAGATATACAACTATATAGACGACGGCGGAGGgccatttaa
- the LOC126871095 gene encoding gamma-secretase subunit pen-2 translates to MDLSKIPNDKKLYLCKWYFRAGFVFLPFLWAVNAIWFAKEAFVEPHYEEQKQIKRYVIFSAIGATIWSAALLAWIVTFQTQRAAWGEFADSISYIIPTGIP, encoded by the exons ATGGATTTGTCAAAAATACCGAATGacaaaaaattgtatctttGTAAATGGTATTTTAGAG CTGGATTTGTTTTTCTACCGTTTCTTTGGGCTGTGAATGCTATTTGGTTTGCAAAAGAAGCTTTTGTTGAACCGCATTACGAGGAACAAAAACAAATTAAGAGAT atGTAATATTTTCTGCAATTGGAGCAACTATATGGTCAGCTGCTCTTTTAGCATGGATCGTTACATTTCAGACACAAAGAGCAGCATGGGGTGAATTTGCAGATTCTATTAGTTACATAATTCCAACTGGCATTCCTTGA
- the LOC126871083 gene encoding transcriptional repressor protein YY1-like isoform X2: MASAEINMASSDIITEVEIQPDIQEVEIETIPVEIPCETVETTIEGEDGQPMIALQTLPEPGREEIILQTQEEIVGSDPLSVYDQIPVPENDIYVESSPGPSKKGPKKTKKSGSSKFRSSDHTIFGEMGSETKARKWEQKQVQIKTLEGEFSVTMWASGTDDDEGSNPEPDPDYTEYMTGKSNAKFNHSGSSISDGMPGLDLSDPKQLAEFARPGHKLKVRKPPVLDGVERTIACPHKGCTKMFRDNSAMRKHLHTHGPRVHVCAECGKAFVESSKLKRHQLVHTGEKPFQCTFEGCGKRFSLDFNLRTHVRIHTGDRPYVCPFDGCSKKFAQSTNLKSHILTHAKAKSRNAIGRGVQQIQLQQPQFVQVEVADVDNQQFIVYAD, encoded by the exons ATGGCGTCAGCGGAGATTAATATGGCGTCCTCGGACATAATAACTGAAGTGGAGATTCAACCAGATATCCAAGAGGTTGAAATAGAAACGATACCGGTGGAGATACCGTGTGAAACTGTGGAAACTACGATAGAGGGTGAAGATGGCCAGCCGATGATAGCCCTTCAAACACTTCCAGAGCCAGGACGCGAAGAAATCATACTACAGACGCAAGAGGAAATCGTCGGCAGTGATCCACTAAGCGTATATGATCAGATTCCGGTcccagagaacgatatttatgtTGAATCAAGCCCTGGCCCATCGAAGAAAGGTCCTAAGAAGACCAAGAAAAGCGGTTCGTCGAAATTCAGATCGTCCGATCATACGATTTTTGGGGAAATGGGTTCGGAGACGAAGGCTAGAAAGTGGGAGCAGAAGCAAGTGCAAATCAAGACGCTTGAAGGTGAATTCTCAGTGACGATGTGGGCATCGGGTACCGACGACG ATGAAGGCTCTAATCCAGAGCCTGATCCAGACTACACAGAATACATGACTGGTAAATCCAATGCCAAATTCAATCACTCTGGAAGCTCCATTTCCGATGGAATGCCAGGTCTTGACCTTTCGGATCCAAAGCAATTGGCAGAATTTGCTAGGCCTGGTCATAAATTGAAAGTACGCAAACCACCTGTTCTAGATGGTGTAGAGCGCACTATAGCCTGTCCACATAAAGGATGCACAAAAATGTTCAGAGATAATAGTGCAATGCGTAAACATTTACATACCCATGGACCAAGAGTGCATGTATGCGCAGAATGTGGGAAAGCTTTTGTTGAAAGTTCCAAATTGAAAAGGCACCAGTTGGTTCATACAGGAGAAAAACCTTTCCAATGTACATTTGAAGGATGTGGTAAAAGGTTTAGCCTGGATTTCAATCTTCGCACTCATGTTAGAATTCATACAGGAGACAGACCTTATGTTTGCCCATTTGACGGATGCAGCAAAAAATTTGCACAATCAACGAATTTAAAGTCACATATATTAACACATGCAAAGGCTAA GTCACGTAATGCTATCGGCAGAGGAGTACAACAAATTCAACTTCAACAACCTCAATTTGTACAAGTTGAAGTTGCAGATGTGGATAATCAACAATTCATTGTTTATGCTGATTAG
- the LOC126871083 gene encoding transcriptional repressor protein YY1-like isoform X1, whose translation MASAEINMASSDIITEVEIQPDIQEVEIETIPVEIPCETVETTIEGEDGQPMIALQTLPEPGREEIILQTQEEIVGSDPLSVYDQIPVPENDIYVESSPGPSKKGPKKTKKSGSSKFRSSDHTIFGEMGSETKARKWEQKQVQIKTLEGEFSVTMWASGTDDGSVLLAPHLVDVPDEGSNPEPDPDYTEYMTGKSNAKFNHSGSSISDGMPGLDLSDPKQLAEFARPGHKLKVRKPPVLDGVERTIACPHKGCTKMFRDNSAMRKHLHTHGPRVHVCAECGKAFVESSKLKRHQLVHTGEKPFQCTFEGCGKRFSLDFNLRTHVRIHTGDRPYVCPFDGCSKKFAQSTNLKSHILTHAKAKSRNAIGRGVQQIQLQQPQFVQVEVADVDNQQFIVYAD comes from the exons ATGGCGTCAGCGGAGATTAATATGGCGTCCTCGGACATAATAACTGAAGTGGAGATTCAACCAGATATCCAAGAGGTTGAAATAGAAACGATACCGGTGGAGATACCGTGTGAAACTGTGGAAACTACGATAGAGGGTGAAGATGGCCAGCCGATGATAGCCCTTCAAACACTTCCAGAGCCAGGACGCGAAGAAATCATACTACAGACGCAAGAGGAAATCGTCGGCAGTGATCCACTAAGCGTATATGATCAGATTCCGGTcccagagaacgatatttatgtTGAATCAAGCCCTGGCCCATCGAAGAAAGGTCCTAAGAAGACCAAGAAAAGCGGTTCGTCGAAATTCAGATCGTCCGATCATACGATTTTTGGGGAAATGGGTTCGGAGACGAAGGCTAGAAAGTGGGAGCAGAAGCAAGTGCAAATCAAGACGCTTGAAGGTGAATTCTCAGTGACGATGTGGGCATCGGGTACCGACGACG GGAGTGTCCTATTAGCTCCTCACCTGGTGGATGTTCCAGATGAAGGCTCTAATCCAGAGCCTGATCCAGACTACACAGAATACATGACTGGTAAATCCAATGCCAAATTCAATCACTCTGGAAGCTCCATTTCCGATGGAATGCCAGGTCTTGACCTTTCGGATCCAAAGCAATTGGCAGAATTTGCTAGGCCTGGTCATAAATTGAAAGTACGCAAACCACCTGTTCTAGATGGTGTAGAGCGCACTATAGCCTGTCCACATAAAGGATGCACAAAAATGTTCAGAGATAATAGTGCAATGCGTAAACATTTACATACCCATGGACCAAGAGTGCATGTATGCGCAGAATGTGGGAAAGCTTTTGTTGAAAGTTCCAAATTGAAAAGGCACCAGTTGGTTCATACAGGAGAAAAACCTTTCCAATGTACATTTGAAGGATGTGGTAAAAGGTTTAGCCTGGATTTCAATCTTCGCACTCATGTTAGAATTCATACAGGAGACAGACCTTATGTTTGCCCATTTGACGGATGCAGCAAAAAATTTGCACAATCAACGAATTTAAAGTCACATATATTAACACATGCAAAGGCTAA GTCACGTAATGCTATCGGCAGAGGAGTACAACAAATTCAACTTCAACAACCTCAATTTGTACAAGTTGAAGTTGCAGATGTGGATAATCAACAATTCATTGTTTATGCTGATTAG
- the LOC126871090 gene encoding splicing factor U2af 38 kDa subunit: MAEYLASIFGTEKDKVNCSFYFKIGACRHGDRCSRIHNKPTFSQTCLLQNLYVNPQNSAKSADGSHLVANVSDEEMQEHYDNFFEDVFVECEDKYGEIEEMNVCDNLGDHLVGNVYIKFRREEDAERAVNDLNNRWFGGRPVYAELSPVTDFREACCRQYEMGECTRSGFCNFMHLKPISRELRRYLYSRKKGGKGRSRSRSRSRGRDRKRRSRSRDRRSRSKDRRKGRDDKGRDGRSGRY, encoded by the exons ATGGCAGAATATCTGGCATCAATTTTCGGTACAGAGAAAGACAA AGTAAAttgttcattttatttcaaaatcgGTGCCTGTCGACATGGGGATAGATGCTCTCGAATTCATAACAAGCCAACTTTTAGTCAG ACATGTCTGTTGCAAAACCTTTACGTAAACCCTCAAAATTCAGCAAAAAGTGCAGATGGATCTCATC TGGTGGCAAACGTCTCTGATGAAGAAATGCAGGAACattatgacaatttttttgAAGATGTCTTTGTTGAATGTGAAGATAAATATGGTGAAATAGAAGAAATGAATGTGTGTGATAATCTTGGGGATCACTTAGTTGGGAATGTTTACATTAAATTCCGAAGAGAAGAAGATGCAGAAAGGGCTGTAAATGATTTGAATAATAGATGGTTTGGTGGAAGACCAGTTTATGCAGAACTTTCTCCAGTCACTGATTTTAGAGAAGCCTGCTGTCGTCAATATGAAATGgg AGAATGCACACGTTCAggattttgtaatttcatgCATTTGAAACCTATTTCACGAGAATTACGACGTTATTTATATAGCAGAAAAAAGGGTGGTAAAGGGCGATCGAGATCACGATCGCGATCCCGTGGCCGTGATCGTAAGCGAAGATCACGATCTCGTGACAGAAGATCCAGATCCAAAGATCGCCGAAAAGGTAGAGATGATAAAGGTAGAGATGGACGGTCTGGAAGGTATTAA
- the LOC126871092 gene encoding 60S ribosomal protein L24 has translation MKIGLCAYSGYKIYPGHGKTMVKVDGKTFTFLNSKCESAHLMRRNPRKVTWTVLYRRKHKKGQEEEQAKKRTRRTQKFQRAIVGASLTDILAKRNMKPEIRKAQREQAIKAAKEQKKAAKATKKAVVPAKAKVQPKHKAAKITQKAAPRVGGKR, from the exons ATGAA GATCGGTCTTTGCGCATATAGtggatataaaatatatcccGGCCATGGTAAAACCATGGTAAAAGTGGATGGAAAA ACGTTcacatttttaaattcaaaatgtGAATCTGCACATTTAATGAGACGTAATCCAAGAAAAGTTACATGGACTGTATTATACAG ACGGAAGCACAAAAAGGGACAAGAAGAAGAACAAGCGAAAAAAAGGACAAGGCGTACTCAAAAATTCCAACGTGCGATTGTAGGTGCATCTCTTACAGATATTTTAGCGAAACGTAATATGAAACCAGAAATTCGTAAAGCACAGAGAGAACAAGCAATTAA agctgcaaaagaacaaaagaaagctGCAAAAGCAACAAAGAAAGCAGTTGTACCTGCTAAGGCAAAAGTACAACCAAAACATAAAGCTGCAAAGATAACACAAAAAGCAGCTCCCCGTGTCGGAGGAAAACGTTAA